The Penaeus monodon isolate SGIC_2016 chromosome 33, NSTDA_Pmon_1, whole genome shotgun sequence genome includes a window with the following:
- the LOC119594415 gene encoding glutathione peroxidase 2-like isoform X2 — MNQLKEEFGDKLEVLAFPCNQFGHQENTTEGELLSSLRHVRPGNNFEPKMVMFGKVDVNGSTADPVFKYLKERLPLPADDSVSFMSDPKCIIWTPVCRSDIAWNFEKFLIGKDGQPFNRFSKKYETQLLKDEIANLL; from the exons ATGAACCAACTCAAGGAGGAGTTTGGCGACAAGCTGGAGGTCCTCG CCTTCCCCTGCAACCAGTTCGGCCACCAG GAGAACACCACCGAAGGAGAGTTGCTGAGTTCCCTCCGTCACGTCCGTCCTGGCAATAACTTCGAGCCCAAGATGGTTATGTTCGGCAAAGTGGACGTCAATGGGTCAACAGCTGATCCCGTCTTTAAG TACCTGAAAGAACGACTGCCGCTGCCAGCTGACGACAGTGTGAGTTTTATGTCAGACCCAAAGTGCATCATTTGGACGCCTGTCTGCCGCTCTGACATCGCTTGGAACTTCGAGAAATTCCTCATCGGCAAGGATGGACAGCCCTTCAA CAGGTTCAGCAAGAAGTACGAAACCCAACTGCTTAAAGATGAAATCGCAAATTTGCTGTAA
- the LOC119593928 gene encoding uncharacterized protein LOC119593928, whose translation MEHSKRKCGPGISLDLRPRAFNGTPQEKVWARDQPGSASSSFQWNTARESVGPGSAWICVLGLSMEHRKRKCGPGISLDLRPRAFNGTPQGKVWARDQPGLKSTGFQWNTTRESVGPGSAWS comes from the coding sequence ATGGAACACAGcaagagaaagtgtgggcccgggatcAGCCTGGATCTGCGTCCTCGAGCTTTCAATGGAACACCGcaagagaaagtgtgggcccgggatcAGCCTGGATCTGCGTCCTCGAGCTTCCAATGGAACACAGcaagagaaagtgtgggcccgggatcAGCCTGGATCTGCGTCCTCGGGCTTTCAATGGAACACCGcaagagaaagtgtgggcccgggatcAGCCTGGATCTGCGTCCTCGGGCTTTCAATGGAACACCACAagggaaagtgtgggcccgggatcAGCCTGGTCTTAAGTCCACGGGCTTCCAATGGAACACCAcaagagaaagtgtgggcccgggatcAGCCTGGTCTTAA
- the LOC119594415 gene encoding glutathione peroxidase 2-like isoform X1, with amino-acid sequence MNQLKEEFGDKLEVLAFPCNQFGHQENTTEGELLSSLRHVRPGNNFEPKMVMFGKVDVNGSTADPVFKYLKERLPLPADDSVSFMSDPKCIIWTPVCRSDIAWNFEKFLIGKDGQPFNRFSKKYETQLLKDEIANLL; translated from the exons ATGAACCAACTCAAGGAGGAGTTTGGCGACAAGCTGGAGGTCCTC GCCTTCCCCTGCAACCAGTTCGGCCACCAG GAGAACACCACCGAAGGAGAGTTGCTGAGTTCCCTCCGTCACGTCCGTCCTGGCAATAACTTCGAGCCCAAGATGGTTATGTTCGGCAAAGTGGACGTCAATGGGTCAACAGCTGATCCCGTCTTTAAG TACCTGAAAGAACGACTGCCGCTGCCAGCTGACGACAGTGTGAGTTTTATGTCAGACCCAAAGTGCATCATTTGGACGCCTGTCTGCCGCTCTGACATCGCTTGGAACTTCGAGAAATTCCTCATCGGCAAGGATGGACAGCCCTTCAA CAGGTTCAGCAAGAAGTACGAAACCCAACTGCTTAAAGATGAAATCGCAAATTTGCTGTAA